A stretch of the Balearica regulorum gibbericeps isolate bBalReg1 chromosome 15, bBalReg1.pri, whole genome shotgun sequence genome encodes the following:
- the CLCN7 gene encoding H(+)/Cl(-) exchange transporter 7, with translation MANVAKKVSWSGRDGDDDEEDQRVGETTPLLNGTGPGAAGGARQLTSSSFLRIGQLSNVDLNEDIRELETELPRQHPNEIPHNEKLLSLKYESLDYDNSENQLFLEEERRINHTAFRTVEIKRWVICAMIGILTGLVACFIDIVVENLAGLKYRVVKGNIDKFTEKGGLSFSLLLWATLNASVVMVGSVIVAFIEPVAAGSGIPQIKCYLNGVKIPHVVRLKTLVIKVCGVILSVVGGLAVGKEGPMIHSGAVIAAGISQGRSTSLKRDFKIFEYFRRDTEKRDFVSAGAAAGVSAAFGAPVGGVLFSLEEGASFWNQFLTWRIFFASMISTFTLNSVLSVYHGNAWDLSSPGLINFGRFDNEKMGYTIQEIPIFIFMGVVGGILGALFNALNYWLTMFRIRYIHRPCLQVVEAMLVAAVTATVGFVMIYCSRDCQPIQGSSVAYPLQLFCADGEYNSMATAFFNTPEKSVVNLFHDPPGSYNPMTLGMFTLMYFFLACWTYGLTVSAGVFIPSLLIGAAWGRLFGISLSYLTKGSIWADPGKYALMGAAAQLGGIVRMTLSLTVIMMEATGNVTYGFPIMLVLMTAKIVGDYFVEGLYDMHIQLQSVPFLHWEAPVTSHSLTAREVMSTPVTCLRRIERVGTVVDILSDTSSNHNGFPVVESNPDATQVAGLRGLILRSQLIVLLKHKIFVERANLSLVQRRLKLKDFRDAYPRFPPIQSIHVSQDERECMIDLSEFMNPSPYTVPQEASLPRVFKLFRALGLRHLVVVDNRNEVVGMVTRKDLARYRLGKEGLEELSLAQT, from the exons ctcacttcttcctccttcctgcgCATCGGGCAGCTGAGCAATGTGGACCTCAACGAGGACATCCGTGAGCTG GAGACGGAGCTCCCACGGCAGCATCCCAACGAGATCCCCCACAACGAGAAGCTCCTGTCGCTCAAGTACGAG AGCCTGGACTATGACAACAGTGAAAACCAGCTGttcctggaggaggagaggaggataAACCACACG GCTTTCCGGACGGTGGAGATCAAGCGCTGGGTCATCTGTGCCATGATCGGCATCCTCACTGGCCTTGTCGCCTGCTTCATCGACATCGTGGTGGAGAACCTGGCTGGGCTGAAGTACCGGGTGGTGAAGGGCA ACATTGACAAGTTCACAGAGAAAGGGGGCCTGTCTTTCTCCCTGTTACTGTGGGCCACCCTGAATGCCAGCGTGGTGATGGTGGGCTCCGTGATCGTTGCTTTCATAGAG cCCGTCGCAGCCGGCAGCGGCATTCCCCAGATCAAATGCTACCTCAACGGTGTGAAGATCCCGCACGTTGTCCGCCTCAAG ACCCTGGTGATCAAAGTCTGCGGGGTGATCCTCTCGGTGGTCGGCGGCCTGGCCGTTGGGAAG GAAGGACCCATGATTCACTCTGGAGCGGTGATCGCTGCCGGGATCTCCCAGGGAAGATCCACGTCTTTAAAGCGAGACTTCAAG ATCTTCGAGTACTTCCgcagagacacagaaaaaagggattttgtctcggctggagctgctgctggcgtCTCGGCTGCGTTTGGGGCCCCCGTGG GTGGTGTCCTCTTCAGCTTGGAGGAAGGGGCTTCCTTCTGGAACCAGTTCCTGACGTGGAGAATC TTCTTTGCCTCCATGATATCTACGTTCACTCTGAACTCTGTCCTGAGCGTTTACCACGGCAATGCTTGGGATCTCTCCAGCCCTGGGCTCATCAACTTCGGCAGGTTTGATAACGAG aaaatggGATATACGATCCAGGAAATTCCTATCTTCATCTTTATGGGAGTGGTTG GTGGGATCCTCGGGGCCCTGTTCAACGCCCTCAATTACTGGTTAACGATGTTCCGGATCAG GTACATCCACCGGCCCTGCCTCCAGGTGGTCGAGGCCATGCTGGTAGCAGCGGTGACGGCGACCGTGGGGTTTGTCATGATTTATTGCTCGAGAGACTGCCAGCCCATCCAGGGGAGCTCGGTGGCGTATCCCCTGCAG cTTTTCTGCGCTGATGGAGAGTACAACTCCATGGCCACTGCCTTCTTCAACACACCTGAGAAGAGCGTTGTCAACCTCTTCCATGACCCCCCAG GTTCCTACAACCCCATGACGCTGGGCATGTTCACGCTGATGTATTTCTTCCTGGCCTGCTGGACCTACGGCCTCACGGTGTCTGCAGGGGTCTTCATCCCCTCCCTGCTGATCGGTGCTGCCTGGGGGAGGCTCTTTGGCATCTCCCTGTCCTACCTGACCAAAGGCTCG ATCTGGGCTGACCCGGGGAAGTACGCCCTGATGGGAGCTGCTGCACAGCTAG GTGGGATAGTGCGGATGACGCTGAGTCTCACAGTCATCATGATGGAGGCGACAGGCAACGTCACTTACGGTTTCCCCATCATGCTGGTGCTGATGACGGCGAAGATTGTGGGAGACTATTTTGTGGAG GGTCTCTATGACATGCACATCCAGCTGCAGAGCGTGCCCTTCCTGCACTGGGAGGCCCCGGTGACATCCCACTCCCTCACAGCCAG GGAGGTCATGAGCACTCCTGTCACCTGCCTGCGGAGGATCGAGCGAGTGGGCACGGTTGTAGACATCCTCAGCGACACCTCTTCCAACCACAACGGCTTCCCGGTGGTGGAGAGCAACCCTGACGCCACGCAG GTGGCAGGACTGCGGGGTTTGATCCTGCGTTCCCAGCTCATCGTCCTGCTGAAGCACAAG ATTTTTGTGGAAAGGGCCAACCTGAGCCTGGTGCAGCGGCGGCTGAAGCTGAAGGATTTTCGGGATGCCTACCCCCGCTTCCCCCCCATCCAGTCCATCCACGTCTCCCAGGATGAGCGTGAGTGCATGATCGACCTCAGCGAGTTCATGAACCCCTCGCCCTACACCGTGCCTCAG GAAGCGTCTCTCCCGCGGGTGTTCAAGCTCTTCCGAGCCCTGGGACTGCGGCACTTGGTGGTCGTGGACAATCGCAACGAG GTGGTGGGCATGGTCACCCGCAAGGACCTCGCCAGGTACCGGCTGGGGAAGGAAGGCCTGGAGGAGCTCTCGTTGGCACAGACGTGA
- the PERCC1 gene encoding protein PERCC1 produces the protein MHGRATAPRVSPSSGVPLRADMAAGVIRPLAELRLPSPFPHGLLLPARPEPDFPDLSEEEEEEEEDEEEAAAAESTGLELAVPSAAETTLRLLKFSELISCDIQRYFGRRGREEAASSHGVPEDCGSPRRTEAQPEAVAPRGGPGAAHRLGPLAELFEYGVHRCQPLRAASGKTQRLERKYGHITPMHRRKLPPSFWREPSPGSAGLLHASTPDFSDLLANWTVEPGPELPGAGRELLPEPGRPGLEAEPFAGL, from the exons ATGCATGGCCGGGCGACAGCGCCAAG GGTGAGTCCGAGCTCTGGGGTTCCCCTGCGCGCTGACATGGCTGCGGGCGTCATCCGGCCTCTGGCCGAGCTGCGGCTGCCCTCGCCCTTCCCGCACGGCCTGCTGCTGCCCGCGCGCCCCGAGCCCGACTTCCCCGACctctctgaggaggaggaggaagaggaagaagacgaagaggaggcggcggcagcagaGAGCAcggggctggagctggctgtTCCCAGCGCCGCCGAGACCACCCTGCGGCTCCTCAAGTTTTCGGAGCTCATCAGCTGCGACATCCAGCGGTACTtcgggcggcggggccgggaagAGGCTGCCAGCAGCCACGGCGTGCCCGAGGACTGTGGCTCACCCCGGCGCACCGAGGCCCAGCCCGAGGCCGTGGCACCACGGGGTGGCCCCGGGGCCGCGCACAGGCTGGGGCCGCTGGCCGAGCTCTTCGAGTACGGCGTGCACCGGTGCCAGCCGCTCCGGGCAGCCAGCGGCAAGACGCAGCGGCTGGAGAGGAAATACGGCCACATCACCCCCATGCACCGGAGGAAGCTGCCACCCTCCTTCTGGAGGGAGCCGAGCCCCGGCTCTGCCGGCCTCCTCCATGCCAGCACACCCGACTTCAGCGACCTCCTGGCCAACTGGACGGTGGAGCCGGGACCGGAGCTGCCGGGAGCCGGTCGGGAGCTGCTGCCCGAGCCAGGCCGCCCGGGGCTGGAGGCTGAGCCCTTTGCTGGGCTGTGA